In a genomic window of Temperatibacter marinus:
- a CDS encoding glycosyltransferase family 2 protein, which yields MRNRQFIYFIAIIRHPLRALEAFFWLMTGKKVRARNRLGALLHNLRSDYQVWQDLNEDFSTVRQNDSLQLSALMQKPPYFQVIILSGAGDDKLLDDSLQSIADQWYPHVDYIIANGHNTPTLHAPGQSPHYYLWITEGDILLPDSLFNFASVINEHTVPIVYSDEDQVTRTGERCFPHFKPSFNKELLFSQDYIGQACVINAELVLDANLDPLHRETRAKILLEAADKEAAVQVASLDKNEKTQASIHHIPSITLSRFHHKSVGVEKWCSSADYNKLLKTFADSRPFRRYKTGSFGFAYLEPALHSEPLVSVIIPTKDTVPLLKKCLNSIFMQTDYEKYEILVVDNNSEEEETFDYFTTLANEPRVRILSHPGAFNYSAINNAAVKEAQGKYIFLLNNDTEILTPTWIRDCLAYATRDDIGAVGVKLYYPDTRIQHAGVFTGIGRMAGHGHRFLEKDNPGYYYRAHIVQQVSAVTAACLCVKKDKFLEVGGLDAENLVVAFNDVDLCLKLDAAGYKNIYLPHVELVHHESVSRGKDLFGAKRERYLGEVTYMQEKWGMDTQVDRFYNPNLTLITEDFAIRTTPPE from the coding sequence ATGCGAAATAGACAATTCATATATTTCATAGCGATTATTCGACATCCTCTTAGAGCGCTGGAAGCTTTCTTTTGGTTGATGACAGGCAAAAAAGTCAGAGCCCGCAATCGATTAGGTGCTCTGCTTCATAACCTGCGATCAGATTATCAAGTCTGGCAGGACCTCAATGAGGACTTTTCCACTGTTCGGCAAAATGATAGTCTGCAGCTTAGTGCTCTCATGCAAAAGCCTCCCTATTTTCAGGTGATAATTCTCAGTGGTGCAGGGGACGATAAATTACTGGATGACTCACTCCAATCCATCGCAGATCAGTGGTATCCTCATGTTGATTACATCATCGCGAATGGCCACAATACGCCGACCCTTCATGCCCCCGGTCAAAGCCCTCATTATTATTTATGGATCACAGAAGGAGATATATTACTTCCTGATTCACTTTTTAATTTCGCTTCCGTTATAAATGAACATACAGTTCCTATTGTATATAGCGATGAAGATCAAGTGACCCGAACAGGTGAGCGATGCTTTCCGCATTTCAAGCCATCCTTTAACAAAGAATTACTGTTCTCTCAGGATTATATTGGACAGGCATGCGTCATCAATGCAGAGCTTGTTCTTGATGCTAACTTGGACCCCCTCCATAGAGAAACACGGGCAAAAATCCTCCTTGAAGCAGCTGATAAGGAAGCTGCTGTTCAGGTAGCCTCTCTAGATAAAAATGAAAAGACACAGGCTTCAATTCACCATATCCCCAGCATCACGCTCAGCCGTTTTCACCATAAATCCGTGGGCGTAGAAAAGTGGTGCAGCAGTGCTGACTATAACAAACTATTAAAGACCTTTGCCGATTCTCGGCCGTTTCGGCGCTATAAAACAGGTTCATTTGGCTTTGCCTACTTAGAACCAGCCTTACACTCTGAACCTCTCGTTAGCGTCATCATCCCAACGAAAGATACAGTACCTCTCTTAAAGAAATGCCTCAACAGTATTTTCATGCAAACTGATTATGAAAAATACGAAATACTTGTCGTCGATAACAACAGTGAGGAAGAAGAGACCTTCGATTACTTCACTACACTGGCCAATGAACCACGCGTGAGAATTCTCAGCCACCCAGGCGCTTTCAACTATTCAGCTATCAACAATGCTGCTGTGAAAGAAGCCCAAGGTAAGTATATCTTTCTCTTGAATAATGATACAGAAATACTGACCCCTACATGGATCAGAGATTGCCTTGCCTATGCGACCCGGGATGACATTGGCGCTGTCGGGGTTAAGCTATACTATCCCGATACCCGTATTCAGCATGCTGGCGTTTTCACTGGAATAGGGCGAATGGCAGGTCACGGTCACCGCTTCTTAGAAAAAGATAACCCTGGATACTATTATCGCGCTCATATTGTTCAACAAGTCTCAGCTGTGACGGCAGCCTGTCTTTGTGTAAAAAAAGACAAATTCCTTGAAGTTGGCGGGCTTGATGCCGAAAATTTAGTTGTGGCTTTTAATGATGTAGACTTATGTCTCAAGCTTGACGCTGCAGGGTATAAAAATATTTACTTGCCCCACGTTGAACTGGTGCATCACGAGAGTGTCTCCCGTGGGAAAGATCTCTTTGGCGCAAAGCGAGAACGCTATCTTGGCGAAGTGACGTATATGCAAGAAAAATGGGGCATGGATACCCAAGTTGATCGCTTCTACAACCCCAATCTCACCCTTATCACAGAAGACTTTGCCATTCGGACCACGCCACCAGAGTAG
- the typA gene encoding translational GTPase TypA encodes MERRNIAIIAHVDHGKTTLVDNLFKQSGTFRENQRTEERAMDSGDLEKERGITILAKCTSVEWEGARINIVDTPGHADFGGEVERILSMVDGVVLLVDAAEGPMPQTKFVTSKALALGLKPIVVVNKVDKPDGDPDNATDLCFDLFVSLDADEEQLDFPVLYASGRDGWCDETLDGSRENLHPLFRKIMDHVPAPAVVDKVDEPFTMLNTLLDSDNFLGRILTGRIESGRVKVNDSIKALNSVGEIVEQGRISKLLSFRGLERVPVEEAQAGDIVAIAGLQKATVADTLCAPSVSDPIASLPVDPPTLSMEFSVNNSPLAGREGKKVTSRLIRDRLLKEAEGNVAIKIEETDNADTFKVSGRGELQLGVLIETMRREGFELAISRPRVIYKQDENVKRLEPFETVFVDVDEAYQGTVVEKMTLRKAELKGMEPSGAGKVRLTFDAPSRGLIGYHGEFLTDTRGTGIMNRSYDRYDAYKGAIAGRQRGVLIANAPGKIVTYALFNLEDRGFMIVDAGVDAYEGMIVGEHNRDNDLEVNVQRAKQLTNIRAAGKDDAVKLTPPRKLPLEEALSYINDDELVEVTPESIRLRKRHLKLHERKKASRGEAL; translated from the coding sequence ATGGAACGTCGTAATATTGCAATTATCGCACACGTTGACCACGGAAAAACAACCTTGGTGGATAACCTGTTTAAACAATCAGGTACTTTTCGTGAAAATCAACGCACAGAAGAAAGAGCCATGGACAGCGGCGATCTTGAAAAAGAACGTGGCATTACGATCCTAGCAAAATGTACCTCAGTTGAGTGGGAAGGCGCCCGTATCAATATCGTTGATACACCCGGTCACGCTGACTTTGGTGGCGAGGTGGAACGGATCCTTTCTATGGTTGACGGCGTTGTACTGCTTGTTGATGCTGCTGAAGGCCCAATGCCTCAAACTAAATTCGTAACCTCTAAGGCACTGGCCCTTGGCCTCAAGCCCATCGTTGTTGTGAACAAAGTTGACAAGCCAGACGGCGACCCGGATAATGCGACAGACCTTTGTTTTGATCTCTTTGTCTCTCTAGATGCTGATGAAGAGCAACTCGATTTTCCTGTACTTTATGCCTCAGGTCGTGATGGTTGGTGTGATGAGACCCTAGACGGCTCACGTGAAAACCTTCACCCGCTCTTCCGAAAAATTATGGATCATGTGCCAGCCCCAGCCGTTGTGGACAAAGTGGATGAGCCCTTCACCATGTTGAACACTCTTCTGGATAGTGACAATTTCCTAGGTCGTATTTTGACAGGACGTATCGAAAGTGGTCGTGTGAAAGTTAACGACAGCATCAAGGCCCTAAACAGTGTGGGTGAAATTGTAGAGCAAGGCCGTATTTCTAAACTATTGTCCTTTCGTGGTCTTGAGCGTGTCCCCGTAGAAGAAGCACAAGCAGGTGACATTGTGGCTATTGCAGGGCTTCAAAAGGCCACAGTAGCCGATACACTCTGTGCCCCGTCTGTATCAGATCCAATAGCCTCCTTGCCCGTTGACCCGCCGACACTGTCTATGGAATTTTCTGTAAACAACAGCCCACTTGCAGGTCGTGAAGGTAAAAAAGTTACATCACGCTTGATCCGTGACCGCCTCCTAAAAGAAGCAGAAGGCAATGTGGCCATTAAAATTGAAGAAACGGACAATGCTGATACGTTCAAAGTATCAGGCCGCGGCGAGCTTCAGCTAGGCGTTCTGATTGAAACCATGCGCCGGGAAGGCTTTGAGTTGGCCATTTCTCGTCCGCGAGTGATTTACAAGCAAGACGAAAATGTTAAACGTCTCGAGCCTTTTGAAACAGTCTTCGTTGATGTAGATGAGGCTTACCAAGGCACTGTGGTTGAGAAAATGACGTTACGTAAAGCCGAGCTTAAAGGCATGGAACCTTCCGGAGCTGGCAAAGTTCGCCTAACCTTTGATGCACCCTCACGAGGCTTGATCGGGTATCACGGTGAATTCCTAACTGACACGCGCGGTACAGGCATTATGAACCGCTCATACGATCGCTATGATGCTTATAAAGGTGCCATCGCAGGTCGCCAGCGCGGTGTATTGATCGCCAATGCGCCAGGGAAAATTGTAACCTACGCCCTCTTTAACTTGGAGGATCGCGGTTTTATGATTGTTGACGCTGGCGTTGATGCATACGAGGGCATGATTGTCGGTGAGCATAACAGGGATAATGATCTTGAAGTGAATGTACAACGAGCCAAGCAGCTTACCAATATCCGTGCAGCAGGCAAAGATGATGCAGTGAAACTCACACCTCCAAGAAAATTGCCTCTTGAAGAAGCGCTTTCTTACATCAACGATGATGAGTTGGTAGAAGTGACCCCAGAGAGCATCCGCCTCCGTAAACGTCATTTGAAATTGCACGAGCGCAAAAAGGCTTCTCGCGGTGAAGCCCTCTAA
- a CDS encoding argininosuccinate synthase, whose protein sequence is MTQSVNKVVLAYSGGLDTSIILKWLEVEYNCEVVTFTADLGQGEELEPARQKAEMLGIKEIYIEDLREEFVRDYVFPMFRANTLYEGQYLLGTSIARPLISKRQIEIARETGADAVCHGATGKGNDQIRFELGYYGLQPDIKVIAPWREWDLQSRTALLDFAEKHQIPVPKDKRGESPFSVDANLLHTSSEGKALEDPWVDAEEYVYSRTDNPLTAPDEPDYIEVEFEKGDPVAINGVAMSPATLLTELNTYGKKHGIGRLDLLENRFIGMKSRGIYETPGGTILLEAHRGIEQITLDKGATHLKDGIMPKYAELIYNGFWFSPERDMLQALIDKSQEFVAGTVRLMLYKGSVRTVGRKSPFSLYSMEHVTFEEDSVYDQTDAEGFIKLNALRLRLLNQRGKITEPPSYD, encoded by the coding sequence ATGACACAGTCTGTGAATAAAGTCGTTCTAGCCTACTCGGGTGGTCTAGATACATCAATCATTCTAAAATGGTTGGAAGTTGAATATAATTGCGAAGTGGTGACCTTTACGGCTGACCTCGGTCAGGGTGAAGAGTTAGAGCCCGCACGTCAAAAAGCTGAAATGCTTGGCATCAAAGAAATTTATATTGAGGATCTGCGTGAAGAGTTTGTGCGCGATTACGTCTTTCCGATGTTCCGAGCCAATACGCTTTATGAAGGCCAATATTTGCTGGGGACGTCGATTGCGCGACCTCTCATCTCAAAGCGTCAAATTGAAATTGCACGGGAGACAGGGGCTGATGCTGTTTGTCACGGTGCCACAGGGAAAGGCAACGACCAAATCCGGTTCGAGCTTGGCTATTATGGTCTGCAGCCTGATATCAAAGTGATTGCCCCGTGGCGGGAATGGGACTTGCAGTCTCGGACTGCACTCCTTGATTTTGCTGAAAAGCATCAAATACCTGTACCGAAAGATAAGCGCGGTGAAAGTCCTTTCTCTGTAGATGCTAATTTGTTGCACACTTCAAGCGAAGGAAAAGCACTGGAAGATCCATGGGTCGACGCTGAGGAATATGTATACAGCCGCACTGATAATCCGCTTACAGCGCCTGATGAGCCAGACTATATCGAAGTTGAATTTGAAAAAGGGGATCCTGTTGCAATTAACGGTGTTGCCATGAGCCCGGCAACGTTATTGACTGAGCTTAATACATACGGCAAAAAGCATGGCATTGGTCGCTTAGATCTACTTGAGAATCGTTTCATTGGTATGAAATCACGCGGCATCTATGAGACTCCTGGCGGGACTATTCTTCTTGAGGCGCACCGTGGAATCGAACAAATCACGCTTGATAAGGGCGCGACGCACTTGAAAGATGGCATCATGCCTAAATATGCAGAGCTCATCTATAACGGATTTTGGTTCTCGCCAGAGCGTGACATGCTACAAGCCTTGATCGATAAGTCACAGGAGTTTGTTGCTGGGACTGTGCGGTTGATGCTCTATAAAGGGTCTGTGAGAACAGTGGGCCGAAAATCACCTTTCAGTCTCTATTCCATGGAACATGTGACCTTTGAAGAAGATAGCGTCTATGACCAGACCGATGCTGAAGGCTTTATCAAGTTGAATGCCCTGCGTCTTAGACTACTTAATCAGCGCGGAAAAATCACTGAACCCCCAAGCTATGATTAA
- a CDS encoding TIGR01777 family oxidoreductase gives MQYLLTGATGFIGTHYCHYLLEHGHAVSAVVRDLDKASKILGPKVTLYRGCDEITKTAKFDCIINLAGEPIAGGRWTKSRQKSLQASRIETTNDLINLVEGLVDKPSVMISASAVGFYGRQQDQWMIEEAEAQDIFMSSLCKFWEEAAAAVTEFGVRLVIPRLSVVLGTQGGALPALALPHRFAAGMKIGTGTQYFPWIHLDDVIDFFERAVNTAQIDGIYNLVAPDSHTQDSFNRTLADTLGRPYFLWAPAGLFKLLFGEMSDLFISGQRVSGGKLDKIGFEYSYPDLQSALSDCLLNKESAIKTIKQSAE, from the coding sequence ATGCAATATTTATTAACAGGTGCAACTGGTTTTATAGGCACCCATTATTGTCATTATCTTCTAGAGCACGGCCATGCCGTGAGTGCTGTTGTACGTGATCTGGATAAGGCCTCGAAAATACTGGGCCCCAAGGTCACGCTCTACAGAGGCTGTGATGAAATTACGAAAACAGCAAAATTTGATTGCATCATTAATCTTGCTGGGGAACCGATTGCAGGCGGTCGCTGGACAAAAAGCCGTCAAAAATCGCTGCAGGCAAGTAGAATTGAAACCACGAATGATTTGATCAACCTTGTGGAGGGCTTAGTCGATAAACCTTCGGTGATGATCAGCGCTTCGGCTGTAGGGTTTTACGGGCGGCAGCAAGACCAATGGATGATCGAAGAAGCTGAGGCTCAAGATATTTTCATGTCGTCTCTGTGCAAATTCTGGGAAGAGGCAGCAGCAGCAGTTACAGAATTTGGGGTGCGCCTTGTGATCCCCCGTTTGAGTGTTGTTTTAGGAACTCAGGGCGGGGCACTGCCGGCGCTTGCGCTGCCCCATCGGTTTGCTGCAGGGATGAAAATTGGGACCGGCACTCAGTATTTTCCGTGGATCCATCTGGATGATGTGATTGATTTTTTTGAACGGGCCGTGAATACAGCTCAAATAGACGGCATTTATAATCTTGTCGCGCCCGATAGTCACACTCAAGATAGTTTTAACCGCACCCTTGCGGATACTTTGGGACGTCCGTATTTTTTATGGGCGCCAGCAGGGCTCTTTAAGCTACTTTTTGGCGAAATGTCAGATTTATTCATCTCTGGTCAACGCGTGAGCGGAGGTAAATTGGATAAGATAGGATTTGAATATTCATATCCGGATCTGCAGTCTGCCCTTTCAGATTGTTTATTGAACAAAGAGAGTGCTATCAAAACGATAAAGCAGTCCGCAGAATAA
- a CDS encoding transporter substrate-binding domain-containing protein yields the protein MKLYRILGCLTLCVVGCVLWVRALSAAEEGTIIMLYGGHSGYATRVEGKMVGIIPDYIKKITQGTDLRILWIHSGKGSVTLRSKRPNICYSGIYKSPAREKEMHFTKAIGRVAAYKLLSYPQNTALKKHTRLKEILADDVLKVAALKGASYGAYIDALYAKHSVPRVVNTPKRLANLIVNNAVDYVLMADVTAQKILADTQFVGRLEAYTHLEDLNVGTEYYIACSLPTTLKMIERLNQAIQKFPMIDPSKH from the coding sequence ATGAAACTATATAGAATACTGGGATGTCTTACCCTTTGTGTGGTTGGTTGTGTCCTCTGGGTGCGGGCTCTTTCTGCTGCAGAGGAAGGCACAATCATTATGCTGTATGGAGGCCATTCTGGCTATGCGACCCGCGTTGAAGGTAAAATGGTTGGCATAATTCCTGACTATATTAAGAAGATAACGCAAGGTACAGATCTTAGAATTTTATGGATCCACTCAGGAAAAGGCAGTGTAACACTGCGCAGCAAGCGCCCTAATATTTGTTATAGTGGTATCTATAAGTCACCGGCCCGAGAAAAGGAAATGCACTTCACAAAGGCAATCGGTCGTGTTGCCGCATATAAGCTGCTTTCTTACCCACAGAATACTGCCTTGAAAAAACACACTAGACTGAAGGAGATACTGGCAGACGATGTCTTAAAGGTTGCTGCTTTGAAAGGGGCTTCTTATGGGGCTTATATCGATGCTCTTTATGCTAAACATTCTGTACCAAGAGTTGTGAATACTCCGAAACGGCTTGCCAATCTGATTGTGAACAATGCAGTTGATTATGTATTGATGGCAGATGTGACAGCTCAAAAAATCCTTGCAGACACTCAATTTGTCGGGCGCTTAGAGGCGTATACTCACCTTGAAGACCTTAATGTAGGTACAGAATATTATATTGCTTGTTCTTTACCTACGACTTTAAAGATGATCGAGAGATTAAATCAGGCCATTCAAAAATTCCCGATGATTGACCCATCCAAACACTAA
- the rlmN gene encoding 23S rRNA (adenine(2503)-C(2))-methyltransferase RlmN, with translation MQITPNGHEPIIAPRPLQTEAVTGKKNLLGLSREELKASLTEIGVPEKQVKMRTKQIWGWIYHHGVSSFEAMSNVSKQVQKQLADHFYIERPEIVSAQYSEDGTRKYLIRFEDGNEAETVYIPEEDRGTLCVSSQVGCTLNCKFCHTGTMKLVRNLTAAEIVAQMMIARDDLDEWANPTEGRMVTNIVMMGMGEPLYNFDEVKKALDIIMDEEGIQLSKRRITLSTSGVVPHMERCGSEIGVNLAVSLHAVFDDVRTDIMPINKKYNLEQVLSACANYPGAHNARRITFEYVMLKDKNDSDADAKELVRLLRKYKLPAKVNLIPFNPWPGVEYECSEWRQIERFSDIVFEAGISAPIRTPRGRDIMAACGQLKSASEKKSKAQLKREEAESKELAVENDSLA, from the coding sequence ATGCAAATTACTCCCAATGGGCACGAGCCTATTATTGCCCCACGTCCGCTCCAGACAGAAGCAGTGACAGGAAAGAAAAACCTCCTCGGCCTGAGCCGCGAAGAACTCAAGGCATCCCTCACTGAAATTGGCGTCCCTGAAAAACAGGTTAAGATGCGCACCAAACAGATTTGGGGCTGGATTTATCATCACGGTGTTTCTTCTTTCGAAGCTATGAGCAATGTCTCCAAGCAAGTACAAAAACAGCTTGCAGATCATTTCTATATTGAACGCCCTGAAATTGTCAGTGCTCAATATTCTGAAGATGGGACCCGTAAATATCTTATCCGCTTTGAAGATGGCAACGAAGCAGAAACTGTTTATATTCCAGAAGAAGACCGTGGAACGCTTTGTGTCTCTTCTCAAGTGGGCTGCACGCTGAACTGTAAATTTTGTCACACAGGGACAATGAAGCTAGTGCGCAATTTAACAGCGGCAGAGATCGTAGCGCAGATGATGATCGCGAGAGATGATCTAGATGAATGGGCGAACCCAACTGAAGGCCGTATGGTCACAAATATTGTGATGATGGGGATGGGGGAACCTTTGTATAACTTTGACGAGGTCAAAAAAGCATTAGACATTATCATGGACGAAGAAGGGATCCAGCTTTCGAAAAGACGGATTACCTTGTCGACATCTGGTGTCGTGCCTCATATGGAGCGCTGTGGCAGTGAAATTGGGGTGAATTTGGCAGTATCTTTGCACGCCGTTTTCGATGACGTGCGTACTGACATTATGCCAATTAATAAGAAATATAATCTTGAGCAGGTTCTCAGCGCTTGCGCAAATTATCCAGGGGCCCATAATGCCCGTCGGATCACATTTGAATATGTCATGCTCAAAGATAAAAATGATAGTGACGCTGACGCAAAAGAATTAGTTCGACTGCTTCGGAAATATAAATTACCCGCAAAAGTTAATCTCATTCCTTTCAACCCATGGCCAGGTGTTGAGTATGAATGTAGCGAATGGCGTCAAATTGAACGCTTTAGTGATATTGTCTTTGAAGCTGGGATATCTGCCCCAATACGAACACCTCGTGGCCGTGATATTATGGCAGCTTGTGGTCAGTTAAAATCTGCATCTGAGAAAAAGTCTAAAGCACAGTTAAAGCGCGAAGAAGCGGAAAGTAAAGAATTGGCTGTGGAGAATGACTCTTTAGCTTAA
- a CDS encoding acyltransferase family protein has translation MNAGRRYDLDWIRVLVFGVLIFYHIGMIYVPWTFHLNSHPPIGWLELPMSFSSLFRLSLLFMISGIVSRYMLDKMQPGYFAQSRVTRLLVPLVVAVTVFLPPQAYVEAVDKAIFQGDYFTFWRTVYFSGSWPEGMMAPFPTYNHLWYVAYLFIYSLILAAMVSLYKKVCPESLLLSIKRGIDWALSGWRLLVLPLLYYFSISVPLTTHYAETHAFVGDWGAHSKYGFIFILGYLIAKREGSWATIYKALPLVALITVLSVLALLDARFSGDNFYVSSYDVGAVFRWSIILAIFGLGMRYLNKSSRPLEYLSSAVYPFYIIHQTILLISFFYIRTYDLEDSIEASLLILITFAGCFVFYEILKRLTYIRPLIGLKRT, from the coding sequence ATGAATGCTGGTCGACGATATGACCTTGACTGGATTAGAGTTTTAGTTTTCGGCGTCTTGATTTTTTACCATATTGGTATGATCTATGTGCCTTGGACTTTCCACTTAAACAGCCATCCTCCCATAGGATGGCTAGAACTTCCTATGTCATTTTCCAGTTTGTTCCGGCTGAGCCTGTTGTTTATGATTTCTGGCATTGTTAGTCGGTATATGCTCGATAAAATGCAACCAGGATATTTTGCTCAGTCTCGTGTCACCAGACTGCTGGTGCCTCTGGTGGTTGCAGTAACGGTATTTCTGCCACCGCAAGCCTATGTAGAGGCGGTAGATAAAGCGATCTTTCAGGGGGATTATTTTACTTTTTGGCGGACTGTTTATTTTTCTGGCTCGTGGCCTGAAGGTATGATGGCACCGTTTCCAACTTATAACCATCTTTGGTATGTTGCCTATCTTTTCATCTATAGTTTGATCTTAGCCGCTATGGTCTCTCTCTATAAGAAAGTCTGCCCAGAAAGCTTGCTGCTGAGCATTAAGAGAGGCATAGACTGGGCCTTGTCAGGTTGGCGGCTTTTGGTTTTGCCGTTGCTCTATTATTTTAGCATATCTGTGCCTCTTACGACGCACTATGCAGAGACGCATGCTTTTGTTGGCGATTGGGGCGCACATTCAAAATATGGCTTCATCTTTATACTAGGATATTTGATAGCAAAACGTGAAGGGAGTTGGGCAACCATATATAAAGCGTTGCCTCTGGTAGCCTTGATCACAGTCCTTTCGGTACTTGCACTGTTAGACGCTCGTTTCTCTGGGGATAACTTTTATGTCTCATCATACGATGTGGGTGCGGTGTTTCGGTGGTCTATCATCCTTGCAATTTTTGGCCTCGGGATGCGCTATCTTAACAAATCAAGTCGGCCTCTGGAGTATTTATCTTCTGCCGTTTATCCATTTTATATCATTCATCAAACTATTCTTCTCATAAGCTTTTTCTATATCCGCACTTATGATCTAGAGGACAGTATCGAAGCAAGTTTGCTCATTCTCATAACTTTCGCAGGCTGTTTTGTCTTTTATGAAATACTCAAAAGGCTAACGTATATTAGGCCGTTGATCGGATTAAAGCGCACGTAA